From the genome of Gopherus evgoodei ecotype Sinaloan lineage chromosome 5, rGopEvg1_v1.p, whole genome shotgun sequence, one region includes:
- the NOP56 gene encoding nucleolar protein 56 isoform X2, whose amino-acid sequence MVLLHVLFEHAAGYALLVVREVEEISLLLPQVEESILNFGKFHSIVRLLAFFPFKSAQSALENVNAISEGILHEDLRLFLETNLPAKKKKTLLGVSDTKIGAAIQEELGYQCQTGGVVAEITRGIRLHFHTLVKGLTAQSASKAQLGLGHSYSRAKVKFNVNRVDNMIIQSISLLDQLDKDINTFSMRVREWYGYHFPELIKIVSDNYTYCRLAKCIANRRELSEERLEALEEIVMDSAKAQAILDASRSSMGMDISPIDLINIESFSSRVISLSEYRKGLQEYLRSKMGQVAPSLSALIGEVVGARLISHAGSLTNLAKYPASTVQILGAEKALFRALKTRGNTPKYGLIFHSTFIGRAATRNKGRISRYLANKCTIASRIDCFSDVPTSVFGDKLREQVEERLAFYETGEPPRKNLDVMKEAMVEATEVAAEIKKKEKKKRKREKKRLEALAVAAAAEEAENSVLETTMEAEENDTEPKKKKKRKHQETSLDENGLAEELLPKKQKKLAQEEPPQSDKKKKKKVQEED is encoded by the exons ATG GTGCTGCTGCACGTGCTGTTCGAGCACGCGGCCGGCTACGCGCTCTTGGTCGTGCGGGAGGTGGAGGAGatcagcctgctgctgccccag GTGGAGGAGAGCATCCTGAACTTCGGCAAGTTCCACAGCATCGTCAGACTGCTGGCCTTCTTCCCATTCAAATCTGCCCAGAGTGCCTTGGAGAATGTCAATGCCATCTCGGAAG GGATTCTCCATGAGGACCTCAGGCTGTTCCTGGAGACCAACCTGCCGGCCAAGAAGAAGAAAACGTTGCTGGGAGTCAGCGACACCAAGATTGGGGCTGCCATCCAGGAGGAGCTGGGTTACCAGTGCCAGACTGGAGGGGTCGTGGCAGAAATCACGCGAG GGATCCGCCTGCACTTCCACACCCTGGTGAAGGGCCTCACTGCCCAGTCGGCCTCCAAGGcgcagctgggcctggggcacAGCTACTCACGTGCCAAAGTGAAATTCAACGTCAACAGAGTTGACAACATGATCATCCAGTCCATCAGCTTGCTGGACCAGCTGGACAAGGACATCAACACCTTCTCCATGCGTGTCAG AGAGTGGTACGGGTATCACTTCCCAGAGCTCATCAAGATTGTGAGTGACAACTACACCTACTGCCGCCTGGCCAAGTGCATCGCAAACCGCAGGGAGCTGAGCGAGGAGAGGCTGGAGGCGCTGGAGGAGATTGTGATGGATAGTGCCAAGGCCCAGGCTATTCTGGATGCTTCTCGGTCATCCATGG GGATGGACATCTCCCCCATTGACCTCATCAACATCGAGAGCTTCTCCAGCCGGGTGATCTCGCTGTCCGAGTACCGCAAGGGCCTGCAGGAGTATCTGCGCTCCAAGATGGGCCAGGTGGCTCCCAGTCTCTCCGCCCTCATCGGAGAAGTG GTGGGTGCCCGTCTGATCTCCCACGCCGGCAGCCTGACGAACCTGGCCAAGTACCCGGCCTCAACGGTGCAGATCCTGGGGGCGGAGAAGGCCCTCTTCAG GGccttgaaaactcgtggcaacaCCCCGAAGTACGGGCTGATATTCCACTCCACCTTCATCGGGCGAGCGGCTACCCGCAACAAGGGGCGCATCTCCCGCTACCTGGCCAACAAGTGCACCATCGCCTCCAGGATAGACTGCTTCTCAG ATGTCCCGACGAGCGTCTTTGGGGACAAGCTCCGGGAGCAGGTCGAGGAGCGCCTGGCCTTCTACGAGACAGGAGAGCCTCCCCGCAAGAATCTGGATGTCATGAAGGAGGCCATGGTggag GCTACCGAGGTGGCTGCCGAAAtcaagaagaaagagaagaaaaagaggaaGCGGGAGAAGAAGCGTCTGGAAGCCttggcagtggcagcagctgctgaggaAGCTGAGAACTCTGTGCTGGAGACAACCATGGAGGCAGAG GAAAACGACACAGAgcccaagaagaagaaaaagaggaagCACCAGGAGACCTCACTGGACGAGAACGGGTTGGCAGAGGAGCTCTTGCCCAAAAAGCAGAAGAAACTGGCCCAGGAAGAGCCCCCCCAGTcagacaagaagaagaagaaaaaggtcCAGGAGGAGGATTAG
- the NOP56 gene encoding nucleolar protein 56 isoform X1 has translation MVLLHVLFEHAAGYALLVVREVEEISLLLPQVEESILNFGKFHSIVRLLAFFPFKSAQSALENVNAISEGILHEDLRLFLETNLPAKKKKTLLGVSDTKIGAAIQEELGYQCQTGGVVAEITRGIRLHFHTLVKGLTAQSASKAQLGLGHSYSRAKVKFNVNRVDNMIIQSISLLDQLDKDINTFSMRVREWYGYHFPELIKIVSDNYTYCRLAKCIANRRELSEERLEALEEIVMDSAKAQAILDASRSSMGMDISPIDLINIESFSSRVISLSEYRKGLQEYLRSKMGQVAPSLSALIGEVVGARLISHAGSLTNLAKYPASTVQILGAEKALFRALKTRGNTPKYGLIFHSTFIGRAATRNKGRISRYLANKCTIASRIDCFSDVPTSVFGDKLREQVEERLAFYETGEPPRKNLDVMKEAMVEATEVAAEIKKKEKKKRKREKKRLEALAVAAAAEEAENSVLETTMEAEVKNQECALGPRLAWNWYFHHDLCAPDRSCPKSHPAEGEDGGLGPPPAQGARNEAVSWLLISAPPYSSERQRLGAEAGGSGNC, from the exons ATG GTGCTGCTGCACGTGCTGTTCGAGCACGCGGCCGGCTACGCGCTCTTGGTCGTGCGGGAGGTGGAGGAGatcagcctgctgctgccccag GTGGAGGAGAGCATCCTGAACTTCGGCAAGTTCCACAGCATCGTCAGACTGCTGGCCTTCTTCCCATTCAAATCTGCCCAGAGTGCCTTGGAGAATGTCAATGCCATCTCGGAAG GGATTCTCCATGAGGACCTCAGGCTGTTCCTGGAGACCAACCTGCCGGCCAAGAAGAAGAAAACGTTGCTGGGAGTCAGCGACACCAAGATTGGGGCTGCCATCCAGGAGGAGCTGGGTTACCAGTGCCAGACTGGAGGGGTCGTGGCAGAAATCACGCGAG GGATCCGCCTGCACTTCCACACCCTGGTGAAGGGCCTCACTGCCCAGTCGGCCTCCAAGGcgcagctgggcctggggcacAGCTACTCACGTGCCAAAGTGAAATTCAACGTCAACAGAGTTGACAACATGATCATCCAGTCCATCAGCTTGCTGGACCAGCTGGACAAGGACATCAACACCTTCTCCATGCGTGTCAG AGAGTGGTACGGGTATCACTTCCCAGAGCTCATCAAGATTGTGAGTGACAACTACACCTACTGCCGCCTGGCCAAGTGCATCGCAAACCGCAGGGAGCTGAGCGAGGAGAGGCTGGAGGCGCTGGAGGAGATTGTGATGGATAGTGCCAAGGCCCAGGCTATTCTGGATGCTTCTCGGTCATCCATGG GGATGGACATCTCCCCCATTGACCTCATCAACATCGAGAGCTTCTCCAGCCGGGTGATCTCGCTGTCCGAGTACCGCAAGGGCCTGCAGGAGTATCTGCGCTCCAAGATGGGCCAGGTGGCTCCCAGTCTCTCCGCCCTCATCGGAGAAGTG GTGGGTGCCCGTCTGATCTCCCACGCCGGCAGCCTGACGAACCTGGCCAAGTACCCGGCCTCAACGGTGCAGATCCTGGGGGCGGAGAAGGCCCTCTTCAG GGccttgaaaactcgtggcaacaCCCCGAAGTACGGGCTGATATTCCACTCCACCTTCATCGGGCGAGCGGCTACCCGCAACAAGGGGCGCATCTCCCGCTACCTGGCCAACAAGTGCACCATCGCCTCCAGGATAGACTGCTTCTCAG ATGTCCCGACGAGCGTCTTTGGGGACAAGCTCCGGGAGCAGGTCGAGGAGCGCCTGGCCTTCTACGAGACAGGAGAGCCTCCCCGCAAGAATCTGGATGTCATGAAGGAGGCCATGGTggag GCTACCGAGGTGGCTGCCGAAAtcaagaagaaagagaagaaaaagaggaaGCGGGAGAAGAAGCGTCTGGAAGCCttggcagtggcagcagctgctgaggaAGCTGAGAACTCTGTGCTGGAGACAACCATGGAGGCAGAGGTAAAGAACCAGGAATGCGCCCTAGGGCCTAGGCTG GCCTGGAACTGGTATTTCCATCACGACTTGTGTGCTCCAGACAGGTCCTGTCCAAAGTCTCACCCAGCAGAGGGAGAGGATGGGGGCTTGGGTCCACCGCCTGCCCAGGGAGCTCGGAACGAGGCAGTTTCCTGGCTTCTCATTTCTGCCCCTCCGTACAGCAGTGAAAGGCAGCggctgggggcagaggcaggTGGCTCTGGGAATTGCTGA
- the IDH3B gene encoding isocitrate dehydrogenase [NAD] subunit beta, mitochondrial isoform X2, translating into MSAISVRAVAGALLRAQGRGAWRTLSASAAPQQTLRSQTEKHEGLFKVTMLPGDGVGPELMHSVKEVFKAAGVPVEFDEHHLSEVQNMASEEKLDEVVDSMKESKVAIIGKIHTPMEYKGELASYDMRLRRKLDLFANVVHVNSLPGFKTRHNNLDLVIIREQTEGEYSSLEHESVKGVIECLKIITRDKSQRIAKFAFDYATKKGRSKVTAVHKANIMKLGDGLFLQCCEEVAELYPKIKFDTMIIDNCCMQLVQNPHQFDVLVMPNLYGNIIDNLAAGLVGGAGVVPGESYSAEYAVFEMGARHPFAQAVGRNIANPTAMLLSAANMLRHLNLEYHSNVISDAVKRVIKVGKVRTGDMGGYATSVDFTQAVMAALAD; encoded by the exons ATGTCGGCGATCAGCGTCAGGGCAGTTGCCGGG GCTCTTCTGCGCGCCCAGGGTCGCGGGGCCTGGAGGACCCTCAGTGCCTCCGCTGCCCCCCAGCAGACACTACGAAGCCAG ACAGAGAAACATGAAGGGCTGTTCAAGGTCaccatgctgcctggagatggggttggccCGGAGCTCATGCATTCTGTCAAAGAGGTGTTCAAG GCTGCTGGTGTCCCTGTGGAGTTTGACGAGCACCACCTGAGCGAAGTGCAGAACATGGCATCAGAGGAAAAACTGGATGAGGTTGTCGACTCTATGAAGGAGAGTAAAGTGGCCATTATAG GAAAGATCCACACTCCCATGGAGTACAAAGGAGAACTGGCTTCCTATGACATGAGGCTCCG GCGCAAGTTAGACCTGTTCGCCAATGTTGTCCATGTAAACAGTTTACCTGGTTTTAAAACACGACACAACAACTTGGATCTTGTGATCATCCGGGAGCAGACAGAGGGGGAGTACAGCTCTCTGGAACATGAG AGCGTGAAGGGAGTCATTGAGTGCCTGAAGATCATCACCCGGGACAAGTCGCAGCGCATCGCCAAATTCGCCTTCGACTACGCCACCAAGAAAGGGCGTTCAAAGGTCACAGCAGTGCACAAAGCCAACATCAT GAAGCTGGGGGATGGGCTCTTCCTCCAGTGCTGTGAAGAGGTGGCAGAATTGTATCCCAAGATCAAATTCGACACCATGATAATTGACAATTGCTGCATGCAG CTGGTGCAGAACCCCCACCAGTTCGATGTCCTGGTCATGCCAAACCTGTATGGAAACATCATTGATAACCTGGCTGCTGGCTTGGTGGGAGGCGCCGGTGTGGTTCCCGGAGAGAGTTACAGTGCTGAGTATGCAGTGTTTGAGATG GGTGCCCGCCATCCCTTTGCCCAGGCCGTGGGCAGGAACATTGCCAATCCCACTGCCATGCTGCTTTCCGCCGCCAACATGCTGCGGCATCTCAA CTTGGAATATCACTCCAATGTGATCTCCGATGCGGTGAAGAGGGTGATTAAAGTCGGTAAA gTGCGCACGGGAGACATGGGCGGATACGCCACATCTGTTGACTTCACCCAGGCTGTGATGGCAGCCCTGGCTGACTAG
- the IDH3B gene encoding isocitrate dehydrogenase [NAD] subunit beta, mitochondrial isoform X3 has product MSAISVRAVAGALLRAQGRGAWRTLSASAAPQQTLRSQAAGVPVEFDEHHLSEVQNMASEEKLDEVVDSMKESKVAIIGKIHTPMEYKGELASYDMRLRRKLDLFANVVHVNSLPGFKTRHNNLDLVIIREQTEGEYSSLEHESVKGVIECLKIITRDKSQRIAKFAFDYATKKGRSKVTAVHKANIMKLGDGLFLQCCEEVAELYPKIKFDTMIIDNCCMQLVQNPHQFDVLVMPNLYGNIIDNLAAGLVGGAGVVPGESYSAEYAVFEMGARHPFAQAVGRNIANPTAMLLSAANMLRHLNLEYHSNVISDAVKRVIKVGKVRTRDMGGYSTTSDFIKSVTDNLHPHYGV; this is encoded by the exons ATGTCGGCGATCAGCGTCAGGGCAGTTGCCGGG GCTCTTCTGCGCGCCCAGGGTCGCGGGGCCTGGAGGACCCTCAGTGCCTCCGCTGCCCCCCAGCAGACACTACGAAGCCAG GCTGCTGGTGTCCCTGTGGAGTTTGACGAGCACCACCTGAGCGAAGTGCAGAACATGGCATCAGAGGAAAAACTGGATGAGGTTGTCGACTCTATGAAGGAGAGTAAAGTGGCCATTATAG GAAAGATCCACACTCCCATGGAGTACAAAGGAGAACTGGCTTCCTATGACATGAGGCTCCG GCGCAAGTTAGACCTGTTCGCCAATGTTGTCCATGTAAACAGTTTACCTGGTTTTAAAACACGACACAACAACTTGGATCTTGTGATCATCCGGGAGCAGACAGAGGGGGAGTACAGCTCTCTGGAACATGAG AGCGTGAAGGGAGTCATTGAGTGCCTGAAGATCATCACCCGGGACAAGTCGCAGCGCATCGCCAAATTCGCCTTCGACTACGCCACCAAGAAAGGGCGTTCAAAGGTCACAGCAGTGCACAAAGCCAACATCAT GAAGCTGGGGGATGGGCTCTTCCTCCAGTGCTGTGAAGAGGTGGCAGAATTGTATCCCAAGATCAAATTCGACACCATGATAATTGACAATTGCTGCATGCAG CTGGTGCAGAACCCCCACCAGTTCGATGTCCTGGTCATGCCAAACCTGTATGGAAACATCATTGATAACCTGGCTGCTGGCTTGGTGGGAGGCGCCGGTGTGGTTCCCGGAGAGAGTTACAGTGCTGAGTATGCAGTGTTTGAGATG GGTGCCCGCCATCCCTTTGCCCAGGCCGTGGGCAGGAACATTGCCAATCCCACTGCCATGCTGCTTTCCGCCGCCAACATGCTGCGGCATCTCAA CTTGGAATATCACTCCAATGTGATCTCCGATGCGGTGAAGAGGGTGATTAAAGTCGGTAAA GTTCGGACGCGGGACATGGGCGGTTACTCCACCACCTCGGACTTCATCAAGTCTGTGACTGACAACCTGCACCCACACTATGGTGTCTAG
- the IDH3B gene encoding isocitrate dehydrogenase [NAD] subunit beta, mitochondrial isoform X1: MSAISVRAVAGALLRAQGRGAWRTLSASAAPQQTLRSQTEKHEGLFKVTMLPGDGVGPELMHSVKEVFKAAGVPVEFDEHHLSEVQNMASEEKLDEVVDSMKESKVAIIGKIHTPMEYKGELASYDMRLRRKLDLFANVVHVNSLPGFKTRHNNLDLVIIREQTEGEYSSLEHESVKGVIECLKIITRDKSQRIAKFAFDYATKKGRSKVTAVHKANIMKLGDGLFLQCCEEVAELYPKIKFDTMIIDNCCMQLVQNPHQFDVLVMPNLYGNIIDNLAAGLVGGAGVVPGESYSAEYAVFEMGARHPFAQAVGRNIANPTAMLLSAANMLRHLNLEYHSNVISDAVKRVIKVGKVRTRDMGGYSTTSDFIKSVTDNLHPHYGV; the protein is encoded by the exons ATGTCGGCGATCAGCGTCAGGGCAGTTGCCGGG GCTCTTCTGCGCGCCCAGGGTCGCGGGGCCTGGAGGACCCTCAGTGCCTCCGCTGCCCCCCAGCAGACACTACGAAGCCAG ACAGAGAAACATGAAGGGCTGTTCAAGGTCaccatgctgcctggagatggggttggccCGGAGCTCATGCATTCTGTCAAAGAGGTGTTCAAG GCTGCTGGTGTCCCTGTGGAGTTTGACGAGCACCACCTGAGCGAAGTGCAGAACATGGCATCAGAGGAAAAACTGGATGAGGTTGTCGACTCTATGAAGGAGAGTAAAGTGGCCATTATAG GAAAGATCCACACTCCCATGGAGTACAAAGGAGAACTGGCTTCCTATGACATGAGGCTCCG GCGCAAGTTAGACCTGTTCGCCAATGTTGTCCATGTAAACAGTTTACCTGGTTTTAAAACACGACACAACAACTTGGATCTTGTGATCATCCGGGAGCAGACAGAGGGGGAGTACAGCTCTCTGGAACATGAG AGCGTGAAGGGAGTCATTGAGTGCCTGAAGATCATCACCCGGGACAAGTCGCAGCGCATCGCCAAATTCGCCTTCGACTACGCCACCAAGAAAGGGCGTTCAAAGGTCACAGCAGTGCACAAAGCCAACATCAT GAAGCTGGGGGATGGGCTCTTCCTCCAGTGCTGTGAAGAGGTGGCAGAATTGTATCCCAAGATCAAATTCGACACCATGATAATTGACAATTGCTGCATGCAG CTGGTGCAGAACCCCCACCAGTTCGATGTCCTGGTCATGCCAAACCTGTATGGAAACATCATTGATAACCTGGCTGCTGGCTTGGTGGGAGGCGCCGGTGTGGTTCCCGGAGAGAGTTACAGTGCTGAGTATGCAGTGTTTGAGATG GGTGCCCGCCATCCCTTTGCCCAGGCCGTGGGCAGGAACATTGCCAATCCCACTGCCATGCTGCTTTCCGCCGCCAACATGCTGCGGCATCTCAA CTTGGAATATCACTCCAATGTGATCTCCGATGCGGTGAAGAGGGTGATTAAAGTCGGTAAA GTTCGGACGCGGGACATGGGCGGTTACTCCACCACCTCGGACTTCATCAAGTCTGTGACTGACAACCTGCACCCACACTATGGTGTCTAG